Proteins co-encoded in one Natronorubrum daqingense genomic window:
- a CDS encoding DUF305 domain-containing protein translates to MDIMFVRMMIPHHEGAIQMAELIPERTDREELLDLRTEIIEEQEAEIDLMCELIDDAGVAGCDEVGSMMPHEMGEMMYGDGMGDGMHDGDDDEMHDDMDDGMHDDDEMGDGMGPDEMEEMMPREHMMTHDDRRELRRAENEEFDCLFAEHMIRHHEGAVAMSEHVLDEGESERVADLADDIIDAQQEEIELMDEWQDDWGC, encoded by the coding sequence GTGGACATCATGTTCGTACGGATGATGATTCCGCATCATGAAGGTGCGATTCAAATGGCTGAACTCATCCCCGAGAGAACCGACCGGGAGGAATTACTCGATCTCCGGACAGAGATCATCGAGGAACAAGAAGCAGAGATCGATCTCATGTGTGAATTGATCGACGATGCCGGCGTCGCCGGTTGTGACGAGGTCGGAAGCATGATGCCCCACGAGATGGGGGAGATGATGTACGGCGACGGAATGGGGGATGGAATGCACGATGGCGACGATGACGAGATGCACGACGACATGGATGATGGAATGCACGATGACGATGAGATGGGCGACGGAATGGGTCCCGACGAGATGGAGGAGATGATGCCACGAGAACACATGATGACCCACGACGACAGGCGGGAACTCCGCCGTGCTGAAAACGAGGAGTTCGATTGCCTGTTCGCCGAACACATGATCCGCCACCACGAAGGTGCCGTCGCAATGTCCGAACACGTCTTGGATGAAGGTGAATCAGAGCGCGTTGCCGACCTCGCAGATGACATTATTGACGCCCAGCAAGAAGAGATTGAACTGATGGATGAGTGGCAAGACGACTGGGGTTGTTGA